A window of the Paenibacillus woosongensis genome harbors these coding sequences:
- a CDS encoding iron-siderophore ABC transporter substrate-binding protein: MNSKRKFSFKPWLVSLGLVLALAGCSGQQQSSSTPGEGASVNTETPKTEAPAAQETNAEYPIVIKHAFGETTIDSKPERVATIQWANHDVVLALGVVPVGFSAANYGVQDDSGLLPWTADKLKELGVNDPNVFQDTDGLDFEAISDADPDVILAAYSGITQEDYDILSQIAPVVAYPTTPWLTTWREQVLLNATGMGMKAEGEQLIKDTEKLIKEKASEHPQIQGKKVVWVNFSAKDMSKLHIYTPADPRGSFLEELGLVYPESVTKLIADPTSYSMNLSAENADMLNDADILIGYGGEDLYNAVKADPLLGKIPAIERGSVVFIGDGTPLAASGNPNPLSIAYTIDEYLGLIDGAIRKINE; this comes from the coding sequence ATGAATTCAAAACGAAAGTTCTCATTTAAACCATGGCTTGTCTCATTGGGTCTTGTACTGGCGCTAGCGGGTTGCTCAGGCCAACAACAATCCAGCTCAACACCAGGCGAAGGTGCTTCGGTAAATACTGAAACGCCCAAAACGGAAGCTCCCGCTGCCCAGGAGACAAATGCTGAATATCCGATTGTAATCAAGCATGCTTTTGGAGAAACCACCATCGACAGCAAGCCTGAACGAGTCGCTACCATTCAATGGGCCAATCATGATGTTGTTCTCGCTCTTGGCGTTGTACCTGTAGGCTTCTCGGCTGCGAATTATGGTGTTCAGGATGACAGCGGACTGCTGCCTTGGACAGCTGATAAGCTCAAGGAACTTGGCGTAAATGACCCGAATGTGTTCCAAGATACGGACGGCCTTGACTTTGAGGCGATTTCAGACGCAGACCCGGATGTCATTCTTGCAGCTTACTCCGGTATTACGCAGGAAGACTATGATATTCTTAGCCAAATCGCTCCGGTGGTGGCCTATCCGACCACTCCTTGGTTAACCACTTGGCGTGAGCAAGTCCTGCTAAATGCAACAGGCATGGGTATGAAAGCGGAAGGCGAACAGCTCATTAAGGACACGGAGAAACTGATCAAGGAAAAGGCCAGCGAGCATCCTCAGATCCAAGGCAAAAAAGTAGTCTGGGTCAACTTCTCGGCGAAAGACATGTCCAAACTACATATTTATACGCCTGCAGACCCTCGCGGCTCTTTTCTGGAGGAATTAGGACTGGTCTATCCTGAAAGTGTTACGAAGCTGATTGCGGATCCGACCAGCTACTCCATGAATTTAAGCGCCGAGAATGCAGACATGCTTAACGATGCGGATATTTTGATCGGGTATGGCGGCGAAGACTTGTATAATGCCGTGAAAGCAGATCCCCTGCTGGGCAAAATTCCAGCGATCGAAAGAGGCTCTGTCGTGTTTATCGGCGACGGTACGCCTCTGGCAGCTTCCGGAAACCCCAATCCGCTTTCAATCGCATATACCATTGATGAATATCTCGGATTAATCGATGGAGCTATCCGTAAGATCAATGAATAG
- a CDS encoding GntP family permease — protein sequence MKGMEISWIGALIGLALAIILILFRLIPTYALILGAIVGGFIGGASFADVINILITGTQSVQGTVIRIIAAGVFAGVMMESGAAETIAKFIVDKLGGTKAMLSLALATMIITAVGVFIPVAVLIVAPIALSVGNKMGYSKVALLVALSGGGKAGNIISPNPNTIAAAGGFNLDVNQVMIGGLVPAIFGLIVAVAIASFIKFKGTKVTDAEAAELEKASSANLPPLSKALVTPIIAVVLLMISPVGSMIGVDFLAKLKIDSLFILPFAGIVGSIALGKSKKIMEYCTSGLNRMTPTILIIIGAGAIGGLITASTLPAEVVALVNSSGISGMYLAPIAGVLMAAATASTSTGVILATGSFAGAILNTGVSPLSAAVMTHTGATVIDHLPHGTYFHVTRNAMSMSMKDRMKVVLFESIVGLTMTIVAIILYGYIL from the coding sequence TTGAAGGGAATGGAAATCAGCTGGATTGGCGCATTAATAGGTCTTGCACTAGCGATCATTTTAATATTATTTAGGCTTATACCCACTTACGCATTGATTTTAGGTGCTATTGTCGGTGGATTTATCGGTGGCGCGAGCTTTGCAGATGTCATAAATATTTTGATTACCGGAACTCAAAGTGTTCAAGGTACAGTTATTCGTATTATCGCCGCAGGTGTTTTTGCAGGAGTGATGATGGAATCAGGGGCTGCGGAGACCATTGCTAAATTTATAGTTGATAAACTCGGCGGAACAAAAGCTATGCTATCGCTTGCATTAGCAACTATGATTATTACAGCGGTGGGTGTCTTCATTCCGGTTGCGGTATTGATTGTAGCGCCAATTGCACTGTCTGTTGGCAACAAAATGGGTTATTCCAAGGTTGCTCTGCTTGTGGCATTGTCCGGTGGAGGTAAAGCGGGTAACATTATTTCACCAAACCCGAATACCATTGCGGCTGCAGGTGGGTTCAATCTCGACGTTAACCAGGTGATGATCGGCGGGCTTGTCCCAGCCATTTTCGGGTTAATTGTGGCAGTGGCCATCGCATCATTTATTAAGTTTAAGGGAACAAAAGTAACAGATGCAGAAGCTGCAGAATTAGAAAAGGCCAGCTCTGCGAATCTCCCCCCTTTATCTAAAGCCTTGGTAACACCGATTATCGCGGTTGTTCTCTTGATGATTAGTCCAGTCGGGTCGATGATCGGCGTGGATTTCCTTGCTAAATTGAAAATTGATTCCTTATTTATTTTACCATTTGCCGGTATAGTGGGTTCGATTGCGCTTGGAAAGAGCAAGAAAATAATGGAATACTGTACGTCAGGGCTAAATCGAATGACCCCCACCATTTTAATCATTATTGGAGCGGGGGCCATTGGCGGACTAATTACAGCGTCAACGCTGCCTGCAGAAGTTGTTGCTCTCGTGAATTCCTCGGGTATTTCGGGAATGTATCTTGCGCCAATTGCAGGGGTGTTAATGGCAGCAGCAACGGCGTCCACTTCAACAGGCGTTATTTTGGCTACGGGTTCATTTGCAGGTGCTATTTTAAATACGGGTGTATCGCCTCTATCGGCGGCAGTTATGACCCATACCGGAGCGACCGTTATAGATCACCTGCCACATGGCACCTATTTCCACGTTACGCGGAATGCTATGAGCATGAGTATGAAAGATAGAATGAAGGTCGTCCTCTTCGAAAGTATCGTCGGCTTAACGATGACCATCGTCGCAATCATTCTGTATGGTTATATTTTATAA
- a CDS encoding sugar diacid recognition domain-containing protein has translation MYHLTHKQAQAIVNKMMKDIPYNINIMDQAGTIIGSGNKERIGTLHHGAVEAIKQKKIVEITTDEELVKKGINMPIELDGYIVGVVGISGEIEETRPFGNLVKSAVILLIEQSMVMERENTKNNLKQQFFSLVADADTVYTNELIEQALTYGIYLKKPSIVTYVEFPHEIAENAAADFPSFKLSTHLLCLIVQEPNQQKSLESQIRKLSPDALISFSEMNDTIHEGLIQAKSALQVLKGVFANERTICYSQCAFIADMSMLYKNDRKLEQLTHLLENNDELIKTLQVYLSCNLNANDTARQLIIHRNTLNYRLNRIYKMTGKNPHHIMELVELIFMLIHRVK, from the coding sequence ATGTATCACTTGACACATAAACAGGCCCAGGCCATTGTGAATAAAATGATGAAAGATATCCCCTACAATATTAATATTATGGATCAAGCTGGCACGATTATCGGCAGTGGAAATAAAGAACGAATCGGTACCCTGCATCATGGCGCAGTGGAGGCCATTAAACAAAAGAAAATAGTAGAAATCACAACAGATGAGGAATTGGTGAAAAAAGGCATCAACATGCCGATCGAATTGGATGGCTACATTGTCGGAGTGGTAGGCATCAGCGGAGAGATTGAAGAGACAAGACCTTTTGGAAATCTGGTGAAATCGGCCGTTATTTTATTAATCGAGCAAAGTATGGTTATGGAAAGGGAAAACACTAAAAATAACTTAAAGCAACAATTTTTCAGTTTAGTTGCAGATGCAGATACCGTTTATACGAATGAACTCATTGAACAGGCATTGACCTACGGTATTTATCTAAAAAAACCATCCATTGTCACTTATGTAGAGTTTCCGCATGAAATTGCTGAGAATGCAGCAGCTGACTTTCCTTCCTTCAAATTGTCTACTCATTTGCTTTGCCTGATTGTTCAAGAACCAAATCAGCAGAAAAGCCTTGAAAGCCAAATCCGGAAGTTAAGTCCAGACGCTCTCATCTCCTTTAGTGAAATGAACGACACGATCCATGAAGGGTTGATACAAGCTAAATCCGCTTTACAGGTATTAAAGGGGGTTTTTGCAAACGAGAGAACGATATGCTATTCGCAATGTGCGTTTATCGCCGATATGTCGATGCTGTACAAAAACGACCGGAAATTAGAACAGTTAACCCATTTGCTCGAAAACAATGATGAGCTGATCAAAACGCTCCAAGTCTACCTCAGCTGCAACCTCAATGCCAATGATACGGCCCGTCAACTTATTATTCACAGAAATACATTGAACTACAGATTAAACCGGATTTACAAAATGACCGGTAAAAATCCGCATCATATCATGGAACTCGTGGAACTGATTTTTATGCTGATCCATCGGGTGAAATAA
- a CDS encoding FecCD family ABC transporter permease: MRNQSIEFIMAGRRQRRRRWILVTSLLAVLAGMLCCAMLLLGSTIYPVQDVLRALSGEHLKGVSFAVNTIRLPRMLAGLFAGFAFGIAGYTFQTMLRNPLANPNVIGITSGSSAAAVFCIIVLHSSRAVVSAASVIAGLATVLFIYMLSRGRSFSVGRLILVGIGIQAMLDAVISYLLLVSAQQDIPAALRWLTGSLNGSQMHELPPLVITVIIAAPIITVLGKHLDILELGEQSASSLGVDTDKTRIALIVSSVCMIAMATATTGPIAFVSFLSGPIAKRLVGVGFSNVIPAGLVGVNLVLAADLIGQFAFEYRFPVGIITGLLGAPYLIFLLIRMNRKGEL; the protein is encoded by the coding sequence ATGAGAAATCAATCGATCGAATTTATTATGGCAGGCAGACGTCAAAGACGCCGCCGCTGGATTCTTGTCACTAGCCTTCTTGCTGTACTTGCAGGCATGCTTTGCTGCGCTATGCTTTTACTGGGGAGCACCATTTATCCGGTGCAAGATGTCCTTCGGGCACTTTCGGGAGAACACCTCAAAGGCGTGTCTTTTGCGGTGAATACGATTCGTTTGCCGAGAATGCTGGCAGGTCTTTTTGCCGGATTTGCCTTCGGCATTGCCGGGTATACATTCCAGACCATGCTGCGCAATCCCCTCGCGAATCCGAATGTCATCGGGATTACTTCCGGCTCAAGCGCGGCGGCTGTTTTTTGCATCATCGTGCTTCATTCAAGCAGAGCTGTCGTTTCCGCTGCCTCCGTCATTGCCGGGCTTGCTACCGTCCTATTCATTTATATGTTATCCAGAGGAAGATCCTTCTCGGTCGGGCGATTGATCCTGGTCGGAATAGGCATCCAGGCCATGCTTGACGCGGTGATATCCTATCTTCTGCTCGTTAGCGCGCAACAGGATATTCCCGCAGCACTAAGGTGGCTCACCGGCAGTCTGAATGGCTCTCAAATGCACGAGCTCCCGCCTCTTGTCATTACCGTTATTATTGCTGCACCTATCATTACTGTGCTGGGAAAACATCTGGATATATTGGAACTAGGAGAGCAATCGGCTTCTTCTCTTGGTGTAGATACCGACAAGACAAGAATCGCCCTCATTGTGAGCTCCGTCTGCATGATAGCGATGGCTACCGCAACCACGGGTCCAATAGCCTTTGTCTCCTTCCTTTCAGGGCCGATCGCAAAAAGACTGGTCGGCGTTGGCTTCTCCAACGTCATTCCGGCAGGCCTGGTTGGTGTTAATTTGGTTTTGGCAGCAGATCTGATTGGACAATTTGCTTTTGAGTACAGATTCCCTGTAGGTATTATCACCGGGTTACTCGGGGCGCCATATTTGATCTTCCTGCTCATCCGGATGAATCGAAAGGGAGAATTATAA
- a CDS encoding glycerate kinase family protein has translation MAKKFVLAPDSFKESMTAKEVCEAMELGIKRAIPDAECIHVPMADGGEGTVQSLVDATGGKLIQKEVTGPLGTKVVAHYGILGDGKTGVIEMASASGIHHVTKESRNPLITTTYGTGELIKDCIERGITDIILGIGGSATNDAGTGMAAALGYKFLNKQGEELLLGGGYLGDLDKIDVTDVLPELERINIVVASDVTNPLCGERGASVVFGPQKGATPEMVQVLDKNLRHFSEIVKQQLGIDIVDVPGAGGAGGLGGGLLAFTKATMKKGINIVVEKTNLKEALQNADYCFTGEGGIDFQTKFGKAPFGVAQAAKSVNSNIKVIAMAGHVGEDVESLYNEGFDAIFGIVPGAADLETLLASGRENIARTAESIARLLK, from the coding sequence ATGGCAAAAAAGTTTGTGCTGGCTCCCGATTCTTTTAAAGAAAGCATGACAGCAAAAGAAGTTTGCGAGGCGATGGAATTGGGGATCAAAAGAGCCATTCCTGACGCGGAATGTATTCATGTGCCGATGGCTGATGGCGGGGAAGGTACCGTGCAGTCTTTGGTAGATGCTACAGGCGGTAAATTGATCCAAAAAGAAGTGACTGGCCCTCTGGGTACAAAGGTTGTTGCCCACTATGGTATTCTGGGTGACGGAAAAACAGGCGTTATTGAAATGGCATCAGCCAGCGGCATTCATCATGTAACTAAGGAAAGCAGAAATCCTCTGATTACAACGACCTATGGGACAGGTGAATTAATAAAGGATTGTATCGAAAGAGGCATAACAGATATCATCCTGGGCATAGGTGGAAGCGCTACGAATGACGCAGGTACGGGAATGGCTGCGGCGTTGGGGTATAAGTTCCTGAATAAGCAGGGGGAAGAGCTATTGCTTGGCGGGGGATATCTTGGCGATCTGGACAAGATTGATGTTACGGATGTGCTCCCGGAGTTGGAGCGTATAAATATTGTTGTGGCATCGGATGTCACCAATCCATTGTGTGGAGAGCGTGGGGCGTCGGTTGTTTTTGGTCCGCAGAAGGGCGCTACACCAGAAATGGTGCAAGTTTTGGATAAAAACTTAAGGCACTTCAGTGAAATCGTGAAACAGCAGCTTGGAATTGATATTGTAGACGTACCAGGGGCAGGGGGAGCAGGCGGCCTTGGCGGGGGATTGCTGGCCTTCACGAAAGCAACCATGAAAAAAGGGATTAATATCGTAGTAGAAAAGACCAATTTAAAAGAAGCACTGCAAAATGCCGATTACTGCTTTACAGGTGAAGGCGGCATCGATTTTCAAACGAAATTCGGTAAAGCGCCATTCGGTGTTGCGCAAGCAGCCAAAAGTGTTAACAGTAACATCAAAGTCATCGCCATGGCTGGACATGTAGGCGAGGATGTGGAGTCTTTGTACAATGAAGGATTTGATGCGATCTTTGGAATTGTGCCTGGCGCCGCGGATCTCGAAACTCTGCTGGCTAGTGGCAGAGAAAATATTGCTCGCACAGCTGAAAGTATCGCTAGATTATTGAAATAA
- a CDS encoding S-layer homology domain-containing protein — protein MSLREIAVGKNRWLKIAGVVSIAAAVWIGVPKGIWAAPSMFADVPSSHWAYEKIMWSKDQGIASGYPDGSFKPSKSVTEAEFLVMLLRTYPELQIEAAKADEIWHAPYYRLAKELNLQVKQQPHESITRGHAAQLMTGMMGTTLTVTEAVQFMLDEGFAEGKNGSGVGGFAPNDTLTRAEAQTFFCPH, from the coding sequence ATGAGTTTAAGGGAGATTGCTGTGGGAAAAAATCGTTGGTTAAAGATAGCTGGTGTCGTAAGCATTGCGGCAGCAGTGTGGATTGGAGTGCCTAAGGGGATTTGGGCTGCCCCGTCGATGTTTGCAGATGTGCCTAGCTCGCATTGGGCCTATGAGAAAATAATGTGGTCGAAGGATCAGGGGATAGCGAGTGGTTATCCGGATGGATCATTTAAGCCCTCCAAATCAGTTACTGAGGCTGAATTTTTAGTCATGCTTTTGCGTACATACCCTGAATTGCAAATAGAAGCTGCAAAGGCCGATGAGATATGGCATGCGCCTTACTATAGGTTGGCCAAAGAGTTGAATTTACAGGTAAAACAACAGCCCCATGAGTCAATTACACGTGGACATGCAGCACAATTGATGACGGGAATGATGGGTACAACTTTAACGGTGACAGAAGCCGTCCAATTCATGTTAGATGAGGGTTTTGCTGAAGGTAAAAATGGATCAGGCGTCGGGGGATTTGCTCCGAATGACACTTTAACTCGTGCAGAAGCGCAGACCTTTTTTTGCCCACACTAA
- a CDS encoding FecCD family ABC transporter permease, producing MNSSAIPKKQRTNSHTPRNFTMVLVICLILLGVCVIASLVLGSRLISFHELIDGLFCRDVDSYGANVVRKRISRTVFSLLGGAALGISGALMQSVTRNPIADPSILGVNTGASLFVVGGIAFLNISTANQYIWLALAGAAITAVFVFGIGSMGRGGATPIKLVLAGAATSAALSSLVTAIMIPRSYVMDQFRFWQVGSVGSATWSGIATFAPFLIVGILIAVITAPALNALALGDEVATGQGVRTGMLRLVAALAGVLLCGATTALAGPIGFVGLLATHAIRLILGPDLRFVIPMSAMSGAIILTISDVCGRLIGSPGELEVGVVTAFIGAPILIILAMKSKVRSL from the coding sequence ATGAATAGTTCTGCGATTCCAAAAAAACAACGCACAAACTCGCATACCCCGAGGAACTTCACGATGGTTCTGGTGATTTGTTTGATTCTGCTGGGGGTATGCGTGATTGCCTCTCTGGTCTTAGGCTCTCGGCTGATCAGCTTCCACGAACTGATCGACGGTTTATTCTGCCGAGACGTCGACTCCTACGGGGCAAACGTCGTTCGCAAGCGAATTTCCCGAACCGTATTCAGTTTGCTTGGCGGTGCGGCACTGGGAATTTCCGGGGCGCTGATGCAATCGGTCACACGCAACCCGATTGCCGACCCGAGTATACTCGGAGTCAACACAGGCGCGTCCTTGTTTGTAGTTGGCGGGATTGCATTCCTGAATATCAGCACCGCTAATCAATATATTTGGCTGGCTCTAGCCGGGGCTGCCATTACGGCAGTTTTCGTATTCGGAATAGGCTCGATGGGGCGTGGCGGCGCCACGCCCATTAAGCTTGTATTGGCGGGAGCCGCCACAAGCGCCGCTCTTTCCTCTCTGGTCACAGCTATCATGATTCCACGCTCTTATGTCATGGATCAATTCAGGTTTTGGCAAGTAGGAAGCGTCGGTTCCGCAACCTGGAGCGGGATTGCAACCTTCGCCCCGTTTCTGATTGTTGGCATATTGATAGCTGTAATTACGGCCCCAGCATTGAATGCGCTGGCACTGGGAGACGAAGTTGCAACCGGCCAGGGCGTTCGCACAGGAATGCTAAGGCTTGTTGCAGCTCTTGCAGGGGTTCTCTTGTGCGGTGCAACGACCGCGCTGGCAGGCCCTATTGGTTTTGTCGGGCTGTTGGCCACTCACGCCATTCGCCTGATTCTCGGCCCTGACTTGCGGTTTGTTATCCCGATGTCAGCGATGTCGGGAGCCATTATTTTAACGATATCTGATGTATGCGGCAGGCTCATCGGCAGTCCCGGAGAGCTTGAGGTCGGCGTCGTAACCGCGTTCATAGGAGCTCCAATACTCATCATTTTAGCGATGAAATCGAAAGTGCGTTCATTATGA
- the hprK gene encoding HPr(Ser) kinase/phosphatase: MKTVTVQKLKEAFHLEVLAGDSHMDRVITRPRTHRPGLEFVGYFDFFPMNRVQVLGRKEINYLLTLTVEERKLHIGNVVKYHPPCFIVTSGQQEIPYLILFCEQEGIPLLRTTETTTEFIAKLDSYLIKALAPEISIHGVCVNVSGIGVLLRGKSGIGKSETAHTLIRRGHRFVADDIVVLKKLGPATLLGTHNETTREFLALRSVGLINVVRQYGRRAFQDETRIVLDIELAPWEENSLNNELEVEPQFTEYLGVKIPHIEVQLQPGRDVAGLIEAAANNWYLKQLGYSAAEEFMKRIENEMQE, encoded by the coding sequence ATGAAAACGGTCACTGTTCAAAAACTGAAGGAAGCCTTCCATCTGGAAGTGCTTGCGGGAGACAGCCATATGGACCGTGTGATTACCCGTCCACGGACGCATAGACCTGGGCTGGAGTTTGTCGGGTATTTTGATTTTTTCCCTATGAACCGGGTTCAGGTGCTCGGCCGCAAGGAAATTAACTATTTATTGACCTTAACCGTTGAGGAACGCAAGCTGCATATCGGAAACGTCGTCAAATATCATCCGCCATGCTTCATTGTGACTTCAGGGCAGCAGGAGATTCCCTATTTAATTTTATTCTGCGAACAGGAAGGTATCCCGCTGCTGCGGACAACGGAGACGACAACGGAATTTATCGCCAAGCTGGACAGCTATCTGATTAAGGCGCTTGCGCCTGAAATATCAATCCATGGCGTGTGTGTAAATGTATCGGGTATAGGCGTTCTTCTTCGGGGCAAGTCGGGAATTGGCAAGAGCGAAACAGCGCATACGCTCATTCGGAGAGGCCACCGATTCGTGGCCGATGATATTGTGGTGCTTAAGAAGCTCGGCCCCGCAACTCTTCTCGGGACGCATAATGAGACCACGCGTGAATTCCTCGCGCTGCGCAGCGTTGGCCTGATTAATGTTGTACGGCAGTACGGACGCAGGGCCTTTCAGGACGAGACGCGAATCGTACTGGACATCGAGCTGGCCCCATGGGAGGAAAATTCTTTGAACAATGAACTGGAAGTAGAACCTCAGTTCACGGAATACCTAGGCGTTAAGATACCGCATATTGAAGTCCAGCTTCAACCAGGGCGTGATGTCGCTGGTCTGATCGAGGCTGCAGCGAACAACTGGTATCTCAAGCAGCTTGGCTACAGCGCCGCTGAGGAGTTCATGAAGCGGATTGAGAACGAGATGCAGGAGTGA
- a CDS encoding alpha/beta-type small acid-soluble spore protein, which translates to MARRRKYVVPGAEEGMQAFKAEVMRREGYTVDPNRPDDVKYEVAEELGVPLQPDGNGDLTTESVGQVGGKIGGSMVREMVRLAEQQLAKKNQQINE; encoded by the coding sequence ATGGCAAGAAGAAGGAAATATGTCGTGCCAGGAGCGGAAGAAGGCATGCAGGCTTTTAAAGCAGAGGTGATGAGGCGCGAAGGATATACTGTGGACCCCAACCGGCCGGACGATGTCAAATATGAAGTAGCGGAGGAATTAGGGGTTCCTTTACAGCCTGATGGAAATGGTGATTTGACGACGGAATCGGTCGGCCAGGTTGGCGGTAAAATTGGCGGCTCCATGGTCCGGGAAATGGTTCGGCTTGCTGAGCAGCAGCTAGCGAAAAAGAATCAGCAGATTAATGAGTAA
- a CDS encoding ABC transporter ATP-binding protein, with protein MKPTHIFQAEQVVAGYDHKTVIHGVSLGIPSHQISVIIGANGCGKSTLLKTLARLIKPVSGSITLDGKPIGKIAPKKLARVIGLLPQSPIVPEGISVADLVGRGRFPHQSWHTGWTKKDAEAVAEAMRIMDITELANHHIDELSGGQRQRVWIAMALAQQTDILFLDEPTTFLDITYQVEILDLLTDLNRKYGTTIVMVLHDINLSARYADYIFALQEGKLMAEGEPSKVITSTLVKDIFGLDCTVIKDPVSGSPLVIPKGRYHVNDEYSPEKGD; from the coding sequence ATGAAACCGACACATATTTTTCAGGCGGAACAGGTCGTAGCGGGCTATGATCATAAAACAGTGATCCACGGAGTAAGCCTTGGTATTCCCAGCCATCAAATCAGCGTTATTATTGGGGCAAACGGCTGCGGGAAGTCCACGCTTCTGAAAACACTGGCGAGACTGATCAAGCCTGTATCCGGCAGCATCACCCTTGACGGAAAACCTATCGGCAAAATTGCGCCAAAGAAATTGGCCAGGGTCATCGGGCTGCTGCCGCAATCCCCTATCGTTCCAGAGGGAATTTCAGTCGCGGATTTGGTGGGGCGAGGAAGGTTCCCGCACCAATCCTGGCACACCGGATGGACCAAAAAGGATGCCGAGGCCGTTGCCGAAGCGATGAGGATTATGGACATAACGGAGCTTGCCAATCACCATATCGACGAGCTGTCAGGCGGTCAAAGGCAGCGCGTATGGATTGCCATGGCTCTGGCGCAGCAAACCGACATTTTATTTCTCGATGAACCGACAACCTTTCTGGACATCACCTATCAAGTCGAAATTCTTGACCTGCTCACAGACCTTAACCGGAAATACGGAACAACGATTGTTATGGTTCTTCATGATATCAACTTGTCCGCGCGGTATGCAGACTATATTTTTGCGCTTCAAGAAGGAAAGCTTATGGCAGAGGGTGAACCATCCAAGGTAATTACAAGCACTTTAGTTAAAGACATTTTTGGACTGGATTGCACGGTGATCAAAGACCCCGTTTCAGGCTCACCTTTGGTAATACCCAAAGGACGATATCATGTTAATGATGAATATTCTCCTGAAAAAGGTGATTAA
- a CDS encoding CAP domain-containing protein — protein MQKRRPFFAHTNPDGKSPGDRMAAQGLTKFKATGENIAGGHINAIDAHYSWLNSPGHRNNMLTSGYTTLGVGVKFIDEVPYYTQNFYTPL, from the coding sequence GTGCAGAAGCGCAGACCTTTTTTTGCCCACACTAATCCTGATGGCAAATCACCTGGTGACCGAATGGCCGCTCAAGGCTTAACCAAATTTAAGGCAACAGGTGAAAATATTGCAGGCGGTCATATAAATGCCATCGATGCTCATTACAGCTGGCTAAATTCGCCCGGGCACCGGAATAATATGTTGACTAGTGGCTATACAACACTTGGAGTTGGAGTTAAATTCATAGATGAGGTTCCATATTATACTCAAAATTTCTACACGCCGCTGTAA